Proteins co-encoded in one Daphnia carinata strain CSIRO-1 chromosome 3, CSIRO_AGI_Dcar_HiC_V3, whole genome shotgun sequence genomic window:
- the LOC130704468 gene encoding X-box-binding protein 1-like — translation MQIIVIQPGSQAALNLAEAHQLAYSSSSSTGEGSEVECETNGEDNSQKQPTRKRQRLDHMTEQEKFLRRKLKNRVAAQTARDKKKAKMDELEELVNNLTAENNHLRAENQRLLAENARLTGNHHSVLEDPVPKSMERIVYPVESAALINGPLPQGQGYTPSMVLKLLLHLMLVLQSPAVHLKSNKLKRFTKADIHSQYFTPFQQLKNCPLNDAQSPTQRSQKYPP, via the exons ATGCAAATCATCGTGATACAACCAGGCAGCCAGGCTGCGTTGAACCTTGCTGAAGCCCATCAACTTGCTTATagttcatcttcttcaacaGGAGAAGGTTCAGAAGTTGAGTGTGAAACAAATGGAGAAGATAATTCTCAAAAACAAcccacaagaaaaaggcagagGCTTGATCACATGACTGAACAAGAAAAGTTCTTGAGGAG aaaactgaaaaatagaGTTGCAGCACAAACTGCCcgagataaaaagaaagccaaaatgGATGAACTGGAAGAACTTGTTAATAACCTTACAGCAGAG AACAATCACCTCAGAGCTGAAAACCAGCGACTTCTAGCTGAAAATGCTAGGTTGACAGGCAACCACCACAGTGTACTAGAAGATCCAGTTCCCAAATCAATGGAAAGGATTGTGTATCCTGTTGAGTCAGCCGCACTCATTAATGGACCTCTGCCGCAGGGACAGGGTTACACTCCATCTATGGTTTTGAAACTGCTTCTACACCTGATGCTGGTTCTGCAATCCCCTGCAGTCCACTTAAAGTCAAACAAACTGAAAAGGTTTACCAAGGCCGACATTCACAGCCAATACTTCACCCCATTCCAACAGTTAAAAAACTGCCCATTAAACGACGCACAGTCGCCAACACAGCGGTCTCAGAAGTACCCACCATAG